The following are encoded together in the Paenibacillus pabuli genome:
- a CDS encoding AAA family ATPase: MAILDFLKGSKDTEPVDFTLSDYSHSNFGVIGLNNGAGASTTAVSLAISLARQNKKVLLLDADIFQPSLYFFFSGLVIPSEKSFIRYLAKETKETDISIKVPGYDNLWLTTVSPQDQLENLLSANVEQYRLMLKYIVDTFDFVIARVPYQPYSTLFYETVQAMDRSFMVWDEQNDSAIKAQSVVNHFRNFSANAGHMNRVVINKRTKSPFDYDKIDELNCKLLAEIPLQKVAPKAKDSGENLLAYSGVSREYLAAIKQLSDNLLN, translated from the coding sequence ATGGCAATACTCGATTTCTTAAAAGGGTCGAAAGATACTGAACCAGTAGATTTTACCCTTAGTGATTATAGTCATTCCAATTTCGGAGTGATTGGGCTGAATAACGGTGCGGGAGCATCAACTACAGCTGTATCCCTCGCAATATCATTGGCACGACAAAATAAGAAAGTTTTACTACTTGATGCTGATATTTTCCAACCCTCGCTCTACTTCTTCTTTAGCGGTCTGGTTATTCCTTCCGAAAAATCCTTCATTCGCTATCTAGCAAAGGAAACTAAAGAAACTGATATTAGTATTAAGGTGCCTGGGTACGATAATTTATGGTTGACTACAGTTTCACCTCAGGATCAGTTAGAAAACTTACTTAGTGCAAATGTAGAGCAATATCGGTTGATGTTGAAGTATATTGTCGATACTTTTGATTTCGTTATTGCGCGAGTACCTTACCAGCCTTACAGTACGCTTTTCTACGAGACAGTTCAAGCTATGGACCGTTCGTTTATGGTCTGGGATGAGCAGAATGACTCTGCAATTAAAGCACAGTCTGTTGTGAATCACTTCCGTAACTTCTCAGCTAATGCGGGGCATATGAACCGCGTAGTCATTAATAAGCGGACAAAAAGTCCTTTTGATTATGACAAAATTGATGAGTTGAATTGCAAGTTATTGGCGGAGATTCCGTTACAGAAAGTTGCACCTAAGGCCAAGGATAGTGGTGAAAATTTGTTAGCGTATTCCGGAGTATCTCGCGAATATCTCGCTGCAATTAAACAGCTTTCCGATAACCTACTTAACTAG
- a CDS encoding ATPase, T2SS/T4P/T4SS family — protein sequence MGVMFTSIELADLRHKNADHDVVDSNSITFEKALELCRRHIYRLVNRNLNVSNERAKEQTHEDIEVFAGKLISEGTVVEAYEGNLAGLIVALKDEITDYGVITQLLNRADIDEVRVNGKRAIFYQKNGVMYAYRKRFFETDEDLKRVVDKLLGTDVRLSPSEPFKNSRSVEGWRVNAIDKSISHFREYALVIRKPKASRLNEIDLIQGNTMSFDMASLLRYLPRIHCSWFTVGPTGSGKTLINEIIGTNINDNDRCILVENPNEMRFIKYTEDEEQYIKNDFLQILASNPSSENPAMTEPTMNNLLENALRQTPTYIGAGEIRSKDEFKTVLVAMQTGHYVFTTFHADDARGATKRFLTTYLAASANEPPELVMSNLCDNVNFIICTRLFPHIGKRRITQIAEVVGSVGMEPVINMIYEYDVDEVTDDGIVKSRFIRKNALSAKTIQKFKYSGIPSSFYRQWAEPPNNSEGDVVQEFSEQILEMGIEGGILVEDEDGVIQEAVGV from the coding sequence ATGGGAGTAATGTTTACGAGTATTGAGTTGGCCGACCTCCGACATAAAAATGCCGATCATGATGTGGTAGACTCAAACTCAATTACATTCGAAAAGGCGCTCGAACTTTGTCGGCGTCACATATATCGACTTGTCAATCGTAACCTGAATGTTAGTAATGAGCGAGCAAAAGAGCAAACTCATGAAGATATTGAAGTCTTTGCCGGTAAGTTGATTTCTGAGGGAACTGTAGTTGAAGCCTATGAAGGTAATCTCGCAGGACTTATCGTTGCATTGAAAGACGAAATTACCGATTATGGTGTAATTACACAATTGCTAAACCGGGCTGATATTGATGAAGTTCGTGTCAACGGTAAACGTGCTATCTTTTACCAAAAGAATGGTGTTATGTACGCTTACCGTAAACGGTTCTTTGAAACTGATGAAGACTTAAAACGTGTAGTTGATAAGTTGCTCGGGACAGATGTACGTCTGTCTCCTAGCGAACCATTCAAGAACTCACGTAGTGTTGAAGGATGGCGTGTCAATGCTATTGATAAGAGTATCTCTCACTTTAGGGAATATGCTCTCGTTATTCGGAAACCTAAAGCTTCGCGGTTGAATGAGATTGACTTGATTCAAGGTAACACAATGAGTTTCGATATGGCAAGCTTATTGCGATATCTTCCGCGAATTCACTGTAGCTGGTTTACAGTAGGACCTACCGGTTCTGGTAAAACGTTGATCAATGAGATCATTGGTACTAATATCAATGATAATGACCGTTGTATCTTGGTAGAGAATCCGAATGAAATGCGGTTTATCAAGTACACTGAGGATGAAGAACAGTATATCAAGAATGACTTCCTGCAAATTCTCGCATCTAATCCAAGTAGCGAAAATCCGGCAATGACTGAACCTACAATGAACAACTTGCTGGAAAATGCCTTGCGTCAGACACCGACATACATCGGTGCCGGTGAGATTCGGAGTAAAGATGAATTCAAAACTGTGCTTGTTGCGATGCAGACTGGTCACTATGTATTCACAACGTTCCATGCTGATGATGCACGTGGGGCGACAAAACGTTTCTTAACTACTTACCTTGCGGCTTCTGCTAACGAACCGCCTGAGTTGGTAATGAGTAACCTTTGTGATAATGTAAACTTCATTATTTGTACTCGACTTTTCCCTCACATCGGGAAACGGAGAATTACGCAAATTGCTGAGGTTGTGGGATCGGTTGGAATGGAGCCAGTAATCAATATGATTTATGAATATGATGTGGATGAAGTTACAGATGACGGTATTGTTAAATCTCGCTTTATTCGCAAAAACGCACTATCTGCGAAGACAATTCAGAAGTTTAAATACTCTGGTATTCCTTCATCATTCTATCGGCAGTGGGCTGAACCTCCAAACAATTCCGAAGGGGATGTTGTTCAAGAATTTAGTGAACAGATCCTTGAAATGGGGATCGAAGGCGGTATCCTAGTTGAGGATGAAGATGGTGTAATTCAAGAAGCAGTCGGGGTGTAA